In Bartonella machadoae, a single genomic region encodes these proteins:
- the metK gene encoding methionine adenosyltransferase has protein sequence MPHQDYFFTSESVSEGHPDKICDRISDEIVDMIYKEAQKTGTDPWLVRIACETLVSVNRVVIAGEVRVPDTLLKRNKNKQFIYDEMGAPLINPTPFRKVARHAIRAIGYEQAGFHWKTVKIDVLLRPQSTDIACGVDNAIDRHGEEGAGDQGIMFGYACRETPALMPAPIYYAHKILKLLAAARHKNEGETGKLGPDAKSQITIRYKNGKPIEVTSIVLSTQHLDESWDSHKVRTVVEPYIRQALHDIPISDQCRWYINPTGKFVIGGPQSDAGLTGRKIIVDTYGGAAPHGGGAFSGKDTTKVDRSAAYAARYLAKNIVAADLAERCTIQLSYAIGIAQPLSIYLNLHGTGKVDEKVLEAAIRKIMDLSPTGIRKHLNLNKPIYTKTAAYGHFGRKPEDDGSFSWEKTDLIKTLQTMTQNYD, from the coding sequence ATGCCGCATCAAGATTATTTTTTTACGAGTGAGTCGGTATCGGAGGGACATCCTGATAAAATTTGTGATCGTATTTCCGATGAAATCGTTGATATGATTTATAAAGAAGCGCAAAAAACCGGTACAGATCCATGGCTTGTGCGAATTGCTTGTGAAACTCTTGTCAGTGTAAATCGTGTTGTTATCGCCGGTGAAGTGCGTGTTCCTGATACACTCTTAAAAAGAAATAAAAATAAGCAATTTATTTACGATGAAATGGGAGCTCCTCTCATTAATCCTACCCCTTTTCGTAAAGTCGCACGCCATGCTATTCGTGCCATTGGTTATGAACAAGCAGGGTTCCATTGGAAAACTGTTAAAATTGATGTTCTTTTACGCCCACAATCAACGGATATTGCATGTGGCGTTGATAATGCTATAGATCGACATGGTGAAGAAGGAGCAGGTGATCAGGGTATCATGTTTGGATATGCTTGCCGTGAAACACCTGCTCTCATGCCAGCACCCATTTATTACGCGCATAAAATTCTTAAACTTCTTGCTGCGGCCCGTCATAAAAATGAAGGAGAAACCGGAAAATTAGGACCAGACGCCAAAAGCCAAATAACAATACGGTATAAAAATGGAAAACCTATCGAGGTAACATCTATCGTTCTTTCAACACAACATTTGGATGAGAGTTGGGATTCCCATAAAGTCCGTACAGTGGTCGAGCCCTATATTCGTCAAGCTTTACATGATATCCCCATTTCTGATCAATGTCGTTGGTATATTAATCCAACCGGAAAATTTGTTATTGGTGGTCCGCAAAGTGATGCAGGATTAACAGGGCGTAAAATCATTGTTGACACTTATGGAGGCGCAGCACCCCATGGCGGAGGTGCTTTTTCAGGAAAAGATACGACAAAGGTTGATCGTTCTGCGGCTTATGCTGCGCGCTATCTTGCTAAGAATATTGTTGCAGCTGATTTAGCAGAACGTTGCACCATTCAACTTTCCTATGCAATTGGCATTGCACAACCCTTATCCATTTATCTTAATCTCCATGGAACAGGAAAAGTTGATGAAAAAGTTCTTGAAGCAGCTATCCGCAAAATAATGGACCTTTCACCTACGGGCATCCGAAAACACCTCAATCTTAATAAACCTATTTATACAAAAACAGCTGCTTATGGTCACTTTGGACGCAAACCAGAAGATGATGGTTCATTTTCATGGGAAAAAACCGATCTCATTAAAACGCTTCAAACAATGACTCAAAATTATGATTAA
- a CDS encoding helix-turn-helix domain-containing protein: MTETRKKPDPIDVYVGTRIRLRRNILGLTQEKLGEKLGITFQQIQKYEKGINRIGASRLQAIAEIMDVPVSYFFDKGIHTQQVEGFAESDSDFMDFCSSNEGIQLMRAFTNISDAKVRRKIIDLAKALSEEDMTTKL, encoded by the coding sequence ATGACTGAGACTAGAAAAAAACCTGATCCTATAGATGTTTATGTTGGAACTCGTATACGCTTGCGTCGTAATATCTTAGGACTTACTCAAGAGAAATTAGGTGAGAAGTTAGGCATTACTTTCCAGCAAATTCAAAAATATGAAAAAGGTATCAATCGTATTGGTGCGAGTCGCCTTCAAGCAATTGCAGAAATTATGGATGTTCCTGTTTCTTATTTTTTTGACAAAGGCATTCATACACAACAAGTAGAGGGTTTTGCTGAAAGCGACAGTGATTTTATGGATTTTTGTTCTAGTAACGAAGGAATCCAGCTCATGCGTGCCTTTACTAATATCTCTGATGCTAAAGTGCGTCGAAAAATCATTGATTTGGCAAAAGCACTTTCAGAAGAAGATATGACAACCAAACTATAA
- the lnt gene encoding apolipoprotein N-acyltransferase, with the protein MPSLKNNQTFLSHFTFFLFSVTGWKRQMGVFLCGAATSFALPPFYLTPLCFLTFPIFIVLLDTIRTIQNNKKRFLTYALSCGIFGFSYFICSLWWLCNALLTDPVSLGWAVPFAILIPPFYLSLYWFFSGFIIGLLWTKGIARFFVLAFSLGLAEWLRSFLFTGFPWNSLGYTAMPTPLLMQSDAIVGLYGMNILAVLVYSLPTVLLTNEKKKTALSLCLSLILFHSGFGFYRLNTIENTANDPKNNYWVRIVQPSIPQNTKLNNTTQEAIFAAHMRLSATPTADQNPEPDFIVWPEASIPYLLYDNSFTTMRIGSLLKPKQWAIIGAVRAIDDAPHAQTKYFNSIAVINAKGNILNISDKLHLVPFGEYLPYENFLKKIGLHILADNIGGYSAGSVRKTVTMPNGFVYLPLICYEAIFPNEMTFQGPPPQAIINVTNDAWFGVTPGPYQHLQQAQLRAIELGIPLIRAANNGISAVIDSYGRIVVALQQNVVGVIDSPIPSPITPIGSNENRIFSTFILFILMLLCRIGFGSTKQFK; encoded by the coding sequence ATGCCATCTCTAAAGAATAATCAAACTTTTTTAAGTCATTTCACATTTTTCTTATTTTCTGTTACCGGTTGGAAACGACAAATGGGGGTGTTTTTGTGTGGAGCTGCGACTTCTTTTGCACTTCCACCCTTTTATTTAACACCACTCTGTTTTTTAACTTTTCCCATCTTTATTGTGCTTCTTGACACAATACGAACTATCCAAAACAATAAAAAGCGCTTTCTCACCTATGCTCTAAGCTGTGGAATCTTTGGCTTTAGTTATTTTATTTGCAGCTTGTGGTGGTTGTGTAATGCTTTGTTAACAGATCCGGTTTCTTTAGGTTGGGCGGTGCCTTTTGCCATTTTAATCCCTCCCTTCTATCTTTCGCTTTATTGGTTTTTTTCTGGTTTCATCATTGGTTTATTATGGACAAAAGGAATAGCACGCTTCTTTGTCTTAGCCTTTTCTCTAGGATTGGCAGAGTGGTTACGTTCATTTTTATTCACAGGATTTCCGTGGAATTCTCTTGGTTATACAGCCATGCCAACCCCACTACTCATGCAATCTGATGCAATCGTTGGACTTTACGGAATGAATATTCTTGCTGTGTTAGTCTACAGTTTACCAACTGTTTTATTAACGAATGAAAAAAAGAAAACAGCACTTTCTCTTTGCTTATCGCTTATATTATTTCACAGTGGTTTTGGATTTTACCGCCTTAATACTATAGAAAATACTGCGAATGACCCAAAAAACAATTATTGGGTGCGCATTGTTCAACCCTCTATTCCACAAAATACAAAATTGAATAACACTACACAAGAGGCGATATTTGCAGCCCATATGCGTTTGAGTGCAACACCAACAGCCGATCAGAACCCAGAACCTGATTTTATTGTATGGCCTGAAGCCTCTATTCCTTACCTTCTTTATGACAACTCTTTTACGACAATGCGCATTGGCTCTCTTCTAAAACCCAAACAATGGGCTATTATTGGTGCTGTACGTGCCATTGATGATGCACCTCATGCACAAACAAAGTATTTTAATAGCATTGCAGTTATTAACGCTAAAGGGAATATTCTCAATATTTCTGATAAACTTCACTTAGTTCCTTTCGGTGAATATCTTCCTTATGAAAATTTCTTAAAAAAAATTGGATTACATATCCTAGCTGATAATATTGGTGGCTATAGCGCTGGTAGTGTACGTAAAACTGTCACCATGCCAAACGGTTTTGTTTATCTTCCGCTGATTTGTTATGAAGCTATCTTTCCCAATGAAATGACTTTTCAAGGCCCACCACCTCAGGCAATCATTAATGTCACAAATGATGCATGGTTTGGTGTAACACCCGGCCCATATCAACATCTTCAACAAGCACAACTTCGTGCTATTGAGCTGGGGATTCCCCTCATACGAGCAGCCAATAATGGAATATCGGCTGTTATTGATTCTTATGGACGAATAGTTGTAGCTCTCCAACAAAATGTTGTTGGCGTTATTGATTCACCGATTCCATCACCCATTACTCCCATAGGAAGCAATGAAAACAGGATATTCTCTACTTTCATCTTATTTATTCTTATGCTATTGTGTCGTATTGGTTTTGGTTCTACAAAACAATTTAAATGA
- a CDS encoding hemolysin family protein, with product MANKINAPNNNSQTPSNIEEDTSQQAHHTEKTSLLNHLFSFLRGRNYTSLRDDLTVALNTDNEKDTTLFSPEERTMLHNILRLREARVDDVMIPRSEIEALEINTPLGEALKCFAKIGHSRMPVYAETLDDPRGMIHIHDILNYMTSFIINSNQTEQKFDSLQLNHKDLHTPIGALNLIRTVLFVPSSMLASKLLTRMQTTRTQMALVIDEHGGTDGLVSMEDIVELVVGDIEDEHDNVDNAIVYEQNNKWLVDAKTELEDVEKALGPDFIVGEYGDEVDTIGGLIVSILDRIPAKGEVVEAVPGYQFRILEADKRRIKRLRILRIPENKNFENNAISKE from the coding sequence ATGGCAAACAAAATAAATGCACCAAATAATAACAGTCAAACGCCTTCCAATATTGAAGAAGATACCTCTCAACAGGCTCATCATACAGAAAAAACGTCCCTGCTAAATCATTTATTTTCATTTTTACGTGGTCGTAATTACACATCATTGCGGGATGATCTCACTGTTGCACTCAATACTGATAATGAAAAAGACACAACTCTCTTTTCTCCTGAAGAACGTACTATGCTACATAATATCTTACGTTTGCGTGAAGCACGCGTGGATGATGTTATGATTCCACGTTCTGAAATCGAAGCATTGGAAATAAACACCCCTCTTGGGGAAGCCCTTAAATGTTTTGCAAAAATTGGACATTCTCGCATGCCTGTTTATGCCGAAACTTTAGATGATCCACGAGGGATGATCCATATCCACGATATCCTTAATTATATGACAAGCTTTATTATCAACTCAAATCAAACCGAGCAGAAATTCGATTCACTTCAGTTAAACCATAAAGATTTACACACTCCAATTGGTGCATTAAATTTAATTCGAACAGTTCTCTTTGTGCCCAGTTCCATGCTGGCAAGCAAATTATTAACACGTATGCAAACCACACGAACACAGATGGCTTTGGTTATTGATGAACATGGTGGCACAGATGGTTTGGTTTCAATGGAGGATATTGTCGAATTGGTTGTTGGTGATATCGAAGATGAACATGATAACGTCGATAATGCTATCGTCTATGAACAAAATAATAAATGGCTTGTTGATGCAAAAACCGAACTAGAAGATGTAGAAAAAGCTCTTGGTCCTGATTTTATCGTAGGCGAATATGGTGATGAAGTCGATACCATTGGTGGTTTGATCGTCTCTATTCTTGATCGTATTCCTGCAAAAGGTGAAGTCGTTGAAGCTGTACCGGGCTATCAATTTCGTATTTTAGAAGCTGATAAACGCCGGATTAAACGATTGCGCATTTTGCGCATTCCAGAAAATAAAAATTTTGAAAACAATGCCATCTCTAAAGAATAA
- the ybeY gene encoding rRNA maturation RNase YbeY — MITIDIMIESSEWSDKQLLYNITEKVLTATMHHLSLENIVSEVSLLFTDDKHMAQINAKWRNKNKPTNVLSFPAFPLEIGQKPGPILGDIVIAQETVALEAKKERKSFQDHLTHMIVHGVLHLLGYNHETDEEAHQMEKLEREILQKLSINDPYIDTIEMS, encoded by the coding sequence ATGATTACTATTGATATAATGATCGAAAGCTCTGAGTGGAGTGATAAGCAATTACTTTATAATATCACTGAAAAAGTATTAACAGCAACAATGCATCATCTTTCCTTGGAAAATATTGTCAGTGAAGTCAGTTTGCTCTTTACAGATGACAAACATATGGCACAAATCAACGCAAAATGGCGCAATAAGAATAAACCCACAAATGTATTATCTTTTCCTGCTTTCCCACTTGAAATCGGACAGAAACCTGGCCCCATACTTGGTGATATCGTTATTGCACAAGAAACTGTTGCGCTTGAAGCAAAAAAAGAAAGGAAATCATTTCAGGATCATTTGACACATATGATCGTTCATGGTGTTCTTCACCTTCTTGGCTATAATCACGAAACAGATGAAGAAGCGCATCAAATGGAAAAACTTGAAAGAGAAATTCTGCAAAAGCTTTCCATAAACGACCCCTATATTGATACTATTGAAATGTCTTAA
- a CDS encoding PhoH family protein produces MKNSTEKIKRVKEKVTAYPKNTGLLEKASTPDVSRVVLIFENNQYAKAVFGKLDENLAYIEQKLGLDIHPRGNEVLIHGNIAAIKRAQYVLQQLYERAKTHQELTLSDTEGAIAMANLLQEQQEAPTRIQPAKKHIPARLSTHKKTIHARTPTQDAYIRAMERSELVFGVGPAGTGKTYLAVAHAAMLLERGIIERIILSRPAVEAGEHLGFLPGDLKEKVDPYLRPLYDALYDMIPVEKVERILASGVIEIAPLAFMRGRTLAHAAVILDEAQNTTPMQMKMFLTRLGEGTRMIVTGDISQIDLPSGQKSGLIEAVRILSQVKEIEIIRFNENDVVRHPLVTAIVRAYDHDSAIQIQEIPSSNASLKK; encoded by the coding sequence TTGAAAAATTCAACCGAAAAAATAAAACGCGTTAAAGAAAAAGTAACAGCTTACCCTAAAAATACTGGTCTCTTGGAAAAAGCAAGTACGCCAGATGTTAGTCGTGTTGTTTTGATTTTTGAAAATAATCAATATGCAAAAGCAGTTTTTGGTAAACTCGATGAAAATCTTGCTTATATCGAACAAAAACTTGGACTTGATATTCATCCGCGTGGGAATGAAGTTCTCATCCATGGAAATATCGCTGCTATAAAACGTGCACAATATGTATTACAGCAGCTTTATGAACGCGCCAAAACACATCAAGAGCTCACTTTATCCGATACAGAAGGAGCGATTGCCATGGCAAATTTGCTACAGGAACAACAAGAAGCCCCAACAAGAATCCAACCTGCCAAAAAACATATTCCTGCACGATTAAGTACGCATAAAAAAACAATTCATGCTAGAACTCCAACACAGGATGCTTATATACGTGCAATGGAGCGTAGTGAACTTGTTTTTGGCGTTGGACCAGCAGGAACAGGGAAAACATATCTTGCTGTTGCGCACGCTGCAATGCTTTTAGAGCGTGGTATCATTGAACGAATCATCCTCTCACGTCCTGCCGTGGAAGCTGGAGAACATCTTGGCTTTCTTCCCGGTGATCTGAAAGAAAAAGTCGACCCTTATTTACGTCCACTTTATGATGCCCTTTATGATATGATACCCGTCGAAAAAGTAGAGCGCATTTTGGCGTCTGGTGTCATAGAAATTGCTCCTCTTGCTTTCATGCGCGGACGAACACTTGCCCATGCCGCTGTTATTCTTGATGAAGCGCAAAATACCACACCCATGCAGATGAAAATGTTCCTCACACGGCTTGGAGAAGGAACACGGATGATTGTCACCGGTGATATAAGCCAAATTGATTTGCCTAGCGGACAAAAATCAGGTTTAATCGAAGCCGTACGTATTCTCTCACAGGTAAAAGAAATTGAAATTATTCGTTTTAATGAAAACGATGTTGTGCGTCATCCCCTTGTTACCGCTATCGTCCGTGCCTATGATCATGATTCTGCTATACAAATCCAAGAAATACCATCTTCAAACGCTTCATTAAAAAAGTGA
- the miaB gene encoding tRNA (N6-isopentenyl adenosine(37)-C2)-methylthiotransferase MiaB — protein MNKVNPKNIPPVPPKKVFIKTYGCQMNVYDSQRMTDSLSAQGYVTTQTPNDADLILVNTCHIREKAAEKLYSDLGRLRVMRQERAPDKPLMVGVTGCVAQAEGSEILRRAPTVDLVIGPQMYHRLPDLLEKAKRGEKVIETDYAVEDKFASLPAHNKRAVRKRGVSAFLTVQEGCDKFCTFCVVPYTRGAEISRSVEQITEEARQLIEAGVKEITLLGQNVNGWHGQSANGKTWRLGDLLHHLAKLDGLKRLRYTTSHPRDMDDSLIAAHRDLDILMPYLHLPVQSGSDRILKAMNRQHKSIHYLQLIEKIRNARPDIAFSGDFIVGFPGETEEDFEETLKLIQQVQYSSAYSFKYSPRPGTVGATMKNHVDETVKDARLQHLQVLLLEQQNAFLRSKVGQTTDVLIEKAGRHSGQMVGRSPWLLPVVVDTEASTGTVMAIHIKNASSNSFVGEVVNG, from the coding sequence ATGAATAAAGTAAATCCTAAAAATATACCTCCTGTCCCTCCTAAAAAGGTTTTTATCAAAACCTATGGGTGCCAAATGAATGTTTATGACAGTCAACGAATGACTGATAGCCTGAGCGCGCAAGGTTATGTTACAACACAAACCCCAAATGATGCTGATCTTATTCTCGTTAATACTTGTCATATTCGTGAAAAAGCAGCAGAAAAACTCTATTCTGATCTTGGACGTTTGCGCGTAATGCGTCAAGAACGTGCACCGGACAAACCTTTGATGGTTGGTGTGACCGGTTGTGTTGCACAAGCTGAGGGAAGTGAAATTTTACGTCGTGCTCCAACAGTTGATCTGGTCATTGGCCCGCAAATGTATCATCGCTTGCCAGACTTGTTAGAAAAAGCCAAACGGGGGGAAAAAGTTATTGAAACAGACTATGCTGTTGAAGATAAATTTGCATCCTTACCGGCGCATAATAAACGCGCTGTAAGAAAACGGGGCGTTAGTGCATTTTTAACAGTACAGGAAGGTTGTGACAAATTTTGCACTTTTTGTGTTGTTCCTTACACACGTGGTGCTGAAATATCACGATCTGTCGAGCAAATTACCGAAGAGGCTCGCCAACTCATTGAAGCAGGTGTTAAAGAGATTACGCTGCTTGGTCAAAATGTCAATGGTTGGCATGGACAAAGTGCGAATGGCAAAACTTGGCGTCTTGGCGACCTTCTCCATCATCTTGCCAAACTGGATGGTTTAAAACGTCTCCGTTATACAACCAGCCATCCCCGAGATATGGATGACAGCCTTATTGCTGCACATCGCGATCTTGATATCTTGATGCCTTACCTGCATCTGCCTGTACAGTCTGGTTCAGATCGTATTTTAAAAGCAATGAACCGCCAACATAAAAGTATTCATTATCTTCAGCTTATCGAAAAAATTCGTAATGCGCGACCTGATATTGCTTTTTCAGGCGACTTTATTGTAGGGTTTCCAGGGGAAACAGAGGAAGACTTTGAAGAGACACTTAAACTCATTCAACAAGTACAATACAGTTCGGCCTATTCTTTCAAGTATTCACCAAGACCTGGAACCGTTGGTGCAACAATGAAGAATCATGTTGACGAGACTGTGAAAGACGCTCGTCTTCAACATTTACAAGTGCTTCTTCTTGAACAGCAAAATGCATTTTTGCGTTCTAAAGTTGGTCAAACAACCGATGTTCTCATCGAGAAAGCTGGACGTCATTCGGGACAAATGGTGGGTCGTTCACCTTGGCTTTTACCTGTGGTGGTGGATACAGAAGCCTCTACAGGGACTGTGATGGCAATCCATATTAAAAATGCAAGCTCAAACAGTTTTGTTGGTGAAGTGGTAAACGGGTGA
- the rimI gene encoding ribosomal protein S18-alanine N-acetyltransferase, whose translation MSQFSSTNKHFAIAPLQTDDSASLHQIYQNCFTPAWEKQAFDDFLTDHSIFGYKVALMSEPEKILGFCLCRLILDEAEIITIAVHPHFRRQGIGTLLIDSIFCHLHHEGAIKLFLEVEETNLSALKLYQRFKFEKIAKRFAYYQSHNSRTDAIIMQKTFK comes from the coding sequence ATGTCTCAATTTTCATCAACAAATAAGCATTTTGCAATTGCTCCACTCCAAACGGATGATAGTGCTTCTCTTCATCAAATTTATCAGAATTGTTTTACCCCTGCTTGGGAAAAACAAGCTTTTGATGATTTTTTAACAGATCACTCTATCTTTGGATATAAAGTCGCCCTCATGAGTGAACCAGAAAAAATTTTAGGCTTTTGCCTCTGCCGTCTTATTCTTGATGAAGCAGAAATCATCACAATTGCTGTTCATCCTCATTTTCGACGACAAGGAATTGGCACCTTGCTGATCGATAGCATATTTTGTCATCTTCACCACGAAGGAGCTATAAAGCTCTTCTTGGAAGTAGAAGAAACGAATCTTTCTGCTTTGAAGCTTTACCAACGTTTTAAATTTGAAAAAATTGCCAAACGTTTTGCCTACTACCAATCACACAACAGTCGTACAGATGCAATCATTATGCAAAAAACTTTTAAGTAA
- the tsaB gene encoding tRNA (adenosine(37)-N6)-threonylcarbamoyltransferase complex dimerization subunit type 1 TsaB, producing the protein MLILAIDTASIYCAVALVRHKSVIARISERINKGHAEKLIGYIAQITNQANITLHQVDRIAVNIGPGSFTGVRVGVSTARALALALEIPAIGVSALEALAAQTKSTNTTSAIAVVIEAGRNMFYHQNFNEDLTPLGAPRLKTIENILEDLPQQTILTGPAADIVGLYIKNNKLNKIVVLDQIFCKAADVVNYAYLAANKKPQDPPRPLYLRNADAKQQTGFALPRKK; encoded by the coding sequence ATGCTTATTCTTGCTATAGACACTGCTTCGATTTATTGCGCTGTTGCGCTTGTTCGTCATAAATCTGTTATTGCTCGCATCAGTGAGCGCATCAATAAAGGACACGCTGAAAAACTCATTGGATATATTGCACAAATAACAAACCAAGCCAATATTACTCTTCATCAAGTTGATCGCATTGCTGTCAATATTGGACCTGGATCATTTACCGGTGTACGTGTGGGTGTTTCAACAGCACGCGCTTTGGCATTAGCGCTCGAAATACCCGCTATTGGAGTGAGCGCACTTGAAGCATTAGCAGCACAGACAAAAAGTACAAATACCACATCGGCAATCGCTGTTGTTATTGAAGCAGGAAGAAATATGTTCTATCATCAAAATTTTAATGAGGATCTTACTCCTTTGGGAGCTCCGAGATTAAAAACAATTGAGAATATCCTCGAAGATTTACCGCAGCAAACGATATTAACCGGTCCAGCAGCTGATATCGTTGGACTTTATATTAAAAACAATAAGCTAAATAAAATCGTTGTACTCGATCAAATCTTCTGCAAAGCAGCTGATGTTGTAAACTATGCTTATCTTGCTGCGAATAAAAAACCTCAAGATCCACCCCGCCCACTCTATTTACGCAATGCGGATGCAAAACAGCAAACTGGTTTTGCTTTACCACGAAAAAAATAA
- a CDS encoding YeiH family protein: protein MIKKNLSLLNDFGPGILVCLLISVLAYGIEVVEKQLLGQAWLENLVLAILLGSIIRSCFTLPTYFQRGITFCAKTLLEFAIVLLGASISIHAVFSAGWNLLASIIFVIFITILMSFSIGRLFGLSSHLAMLVACGNAICGNSAIVAVAPVIKAKHEEIAASIAFTALLGILIILFLPFLHPLLNLSFSQYGVLAGMVVYAVPQVLAATASVSFISVQIATVVKLVRVLMLGPLIFALSIIYHRSAQTRLRWHSLVPWFIIGFMIMMLIRSSNLIPETALPPIRFIAQLFTVISMAALGLGVDVRSLKKAGWRVILASTCSIFILGICSLIMIQLNDLKQITF from the coding sequence TTGATAAAGAAAAATCTCTCACTTTTAAACGACTTTGGTCCTGGTATCTTGGTATGTTTACTGATATCAGTCTTAGCGTATGGTATAGAAGTTGTAGAAAAACAACTTTTGGGACAAGCATGGCTGGAAAATCTTGTTTTAGCAATTCTCTTAGGATCGATTATTCGTAGCTGTTTTACTTTACCAACATATTTTCAAAGAGGTATAACTTTTTGTGCCAAAACACTGCTTGAATTTGCGATTGTTCTTCTAGGAGCAAGCATTAGCATACATGCTGTTTTTTCAGCGGGTTGGAATCTACTTGCGAGTATCATATTTGTTATATTCATCACTATCCTTATGAGTTTTTCTATCGGTCGACTTTTTGGGCTTTCTTCGCATTTAGCAATGCTCGTTGCTTGTGGAAATGCTATTTGTGGTAATTCGGCTATCGTTGCCGTTGCCCCTGTCATTAAAGCAAAACATGAAGAGATAGCTGCATCGATTGCTTTTACCGCTCTTTTGGGCATTCTTATTATTTTATTTCTTCCTTTTTTACATCCACTCCTCAATTTATCCTTTAGCCAATATGGTGTTCTTGCCGGTATGGTGGTTTATGCCGTACCACAGGTTTTAGCCGCTACAGCATCTGTTTCTTTTATAAGCGTTCAAATTGCAACAGTTGTTAAATTGGTGCGTGTCCTTATGTTGGGCCCTCTTATTTTTGCCTTATCAATTATTTACCATCGATCGGCACAAACGCGTTTGCGTTGGCACTCTCTTGTTCCGTGGTTTATCATTGGTTTTATGATCATGATGTTGATCCGCTCTAGCAATCTTATTCCTGAAACCGCGCTCCCCCCCATTCGATTTATTGCTCAGTTGTTTACTGTCATTTCAATGGCAGCTTTGGGATTAGGCGTTGATGTCCGATCATTAAAAAAAGCAGGATGGCGTGTTATTTTGGCTTCAACCTGCTCCATCTTTATCCTCGGTATTTGTAGCCTTATCATGATACAATTGAACGATTTAAAACAGATAACATTTTGA
- the recR gene encoding recombination mediator RecR, translated as MSKYIAGPEIERLIQLLARIPGLGPRSARRAALHLIKKKESLLEPLGAAIQAAVDTVGICSVCGNVDTTDPCSICTDPRRDDTTIIVVEDIADLWALERAKTLAARYHVLGGRLSPLDGIGPDELNIAPLVQRVVKSAITEIILAVNATVEGQTTAHYITDQLSNFSIKVTRLAHGVPVGGELDYLDDGTLAAALQARTNL; from the coding sequence ATGTCTAAATACATTGCCGGACCTGAAATTGAACGTCTCATTCAACTTTTAGCACGAATACCAGGTCTTGGTCCACGTTCGGCACGCCGTGCGGCACTTCATCTAATTAAAAAAAAGGAATCCTTATTGGAGCCTTTAGGAGCAGCAATACAAGCAGCTGTAGATACCGTCGGCATTTGTTCTGTTTGTGGAAATGTTGATACAACGGACCCCTGTTCCATTTGCACAGATCCCCGCCGCGATGATACAACAATTATTGTTGTTGAGGATATTGCAGATCTGTGGGCTCTCGAGCGCGCAAAAACTTTAGCAGCTCGTTATCATGTCTTAGGTGGACGGCTCTCTCCCTTAGATGGAATAGGTCCAGATGAACTTAACATTGCTCCCTTAGTACAACGTGTTGTAAAAAGCGCAATTACAGAAATTATTTTAGCTGTTAATGCCACTGTTGAAGGACAAACAACAGCCCACTACATCACCGATCAGCTTTCCAACTTTTCAATTAAAGTGACTAGGCTTGCCCATGGAGTGCCTGTAGGAGGTGAATTAGATTATCTGGATGATGGGACTTTAGCAGCAGCCTTACAAGCGAGAACAAATCTTTAA
- a CDS encoding YbaB/EbfC family nucleoid-associated protein: protein MRKMMDMMKKAKEMQEQMQKMREEMANMQAVGSAGGGLVNVIVNGNNAIIALQIDPSLLKPEEAEILEDLIVAAHHEAKAKIEIAIEEKTKSITAGLPLPTGFKLPL, encoded by the coding sequence ATGCGTAAAATGATGGACATGATGAAAAAAGCCAAAGAAATGCAAGAACAAATGCAAAAAATGCGAGAGGAAATGGCAAATATGCAAGCCGTTGGCTCTGCAGGCGGTGGTCTTGTAAACGTCATTGTAAATGGTAACAACGCCATAATAGCGTTGCAAATTGATCCTTCATTACTTAAACCTGAGGAAGCTGAAATTCTTGAAGATCTCATTGTAGCAGCACATCATGAAGCGAAAGCAAAAATTGAAATCGCTATAGAAGAAAAAACCAAAAGCATAACAGCAGGGCTACCGCTCCCAACAGGTTTTAAACTTCCACTCTAA